A stretch of the Oncorhynchus clarkii lewisi isolate Uvic-CL-2024 unplaced genomic scaffold, UVic_Ocla_1.0 unplaced_contig_13468_pilon_pilon, whole genome shotgun sequence genome encodes the following:
- the LOC139394122 gene encoding shaker-related potassium channel tsha2-like — MTVVPRENHDETVALTALSQDVFDPADQLTDQECCERVVINISGLLFETQLKTLAQFPTTLLGDPRKRMRFFDPLRNEYFFDRNRPSFDAILYYYQSGGRLRRPVNVPLDIFMEEIKFYQLGEDVIENFKEDEGFIKEEERPLPDNEFQRQVWLLFEYPESSGPARGIAIVSVLVILISIVIFCLETLPEFRDEKEKHWDTELALNGTNSSKKPNPFTDPFFIVETLCIIWFSFELFVRFLACPSKPAFFKNMMNTIDIVAIIPYFITLGLELAEHQGNGQQAMSLAILRVIRLVRVFRIFKLSRHSKGLQILGQTLKASMRELGLLIFFLFIGVILFSSAVYFAETDDPDSGFSSIPDAFWWAVVSMTTVGYGDMCPVTIGGKIVGSLCAIAGVLTIALPVPVIVSNFNYFYHRETEHEEQFQYTHVTCGQQQQPSFGELKNSDSQPSSLSKSDLIATEDADSIKYTNCSPHKAHCSPHKAYTGKLTNV, encoded by the coding sequence ATGACAGTAGTGCCCAGGGAGAACCACGATGAGACTGTGGCACTAACAGCCCTGTCCCAAGATGTGTTCGACCCGGCGGATCAGCTGACAGACCAGGAGTGCTGTGAGCGTGTGGTCATTAACATCTCCGGGCTGCTCTTTGAAACCCAGCTGAAAACGCTCGCTCAGTTCCCAACCACTTTACTGGGGGATCCGAGGAAGAGAATGCGCTTCTTCGACCCTCTGAGGAACGAGTACTTCTTCGACAGGAACCGACCCAGCTTCGACGCCATCCTCTACTACTACCAGTCTGGCGGCCGCCTCCGGAGACCCGTCAACGTACCCCTGGACATATTTATGGAGGAGATCAAATTTTACCAATTGGGAGAAGATGTGATCGAGAATTTTAAGGAGGATGAGGGATTTATAAAAGAAGAAGAGAGACCGTTGCCAGATAATGAGTTTCAACGACAGGTCTGGCTTCTGTTCGAATACCCGGAGAGTTCGGGACCCGCCAGAGGGATTGCTATTGTCTCTGTTCTGGTGATTTTAATTTCTATTGTCATCTTCTGTTTGGAGACGCTGCCTGAGTTTAGGGATGAAAAGGAGAAACATTGGGACACTGAGCTGGCGTTGAATGGAACTAACAGCTCTAAAAAGCCCAATCCATTCACAGATCCTTTCTTCATAGTGGAGACCTTGTGTATCATCTGGTTCTCCTTCGAGTTGTTCGTCAGGTTCCTAGCCTGCCCCTCCAAGCCTGCTTTTTTCAAAAACATGATGAACACCATCGACATTGTGGCCATCATTCCCTATTTCATCACCCTGGGCTTGGAGTTGGCGGAACACCAAGGCAACGGACAGCAGGCCATGTCTCTGGCCATCCTCAGGGTCATCCGGCTGGTCAGGGTGTTCAGGATCTTCAAGCTGTCCAGACACTCCAAGGGGCTTCAGATATTGGGACAAACCCTCAAAGCCAGTATGAGAGAGTTGGGGCTGCTCATTTTCTTCCTCTTCATCGGAGTCATCCTCTTCTCCAGCGCTGTCTATTTCGCCGAAACCGACGATCCAGACTCCGGTTTCAGCTCGATCCCCGACGCGTTCTGGTGGGCTGTGGTCTCCATGACTACCGTTGGCTACGGGGACATGTGCCCGGTGACCATCGGCGGAAAGATCGTGGGCTCTCTGTGCGCCATAGCCGGTGTGCTCACCATCGCGTTACCGGTCCCGGTCATCGTGTCCAACTTCAACTACTTCTATCACCGGGAGACCGAGCACGAGGAGCAGTTTCAATACACCCACGTGACGTGTGGCCAGCAGCAGCAACCGTCTTTTGGTGAATTAAAGAACAGTGACAGCCAACCATCATCGCTTTCCAAATCGGACTTAATAGCCACGGAGGACGCTGATTCTATCAAATATACCAATTGCAGCCCACACAAAGCGCACTGTAGCCCACACAAAGCGTACACGGGGAAACTCACTAATGTGTGA